One region of Brassica napus cultivar Da-Ae chromosome A10, Da-Ae, whole genome shotgun sequence genomic DNA includes:
- the LOC125578989 gene encoding RING-H2 finger protein ATL63-like, which produces MREEEGSMTTSSSLLKVFSSYNSNVLLDALLFLLLVVLFVLLLHFYARFFWSNSDQEFFAARRRLRGIRRRTVTTTRIIPPVPLGGIDGEVSVAAPTSDDKGLDSSVISSIPLFVYEDDEEEEECVICLGLWEVGEFGRKLRFCGHGFHVECIDMWLSSHSTCPLCRSPVLAVSDQDNLKPAINGDVDGIVEVEEEEEEAEVRIELQLFPTGEDENVVASC; this is translated from the coding sequence atgagagaagaagaaggctcAATGACTACGAGTAGCAGTCTCCTCAAAGTCTTTTCTTCTTACAACTCCAACGTCCTCTTAGAtgctctcctcttcctcctcttagTCGTCCTCTTCGTCTTGCTTCTCCATTTCTACGCCCGCTTTTTCTGGTCAAACTCCGACCAAGAATTCTTCGCCGCTCGACGCCGGCTGAGAGGAATCCGGAGAAGAACAGTCACAACGACAAGAATCATACCTCCTGTTCCACTGGGAGGTATTGACGGTGAAGTGTCCGTTGCGGCTCCGACAAGCGATGACAAAGGTTTGGATTCTTCAGTCATTTCTTCGATTCCTCTGTTCGTTTACgaagacgacgaagaagaagaggagtgtGTGATATGTCTTGGTTTGTGGGAAGTGGGAGAGTTTGGAAGAAAGTTGAGATTTTGCGGACATGGGTTTCACGTTGAGTGTATAGACATGTGGTTGTCGTCTCACTCTACTTGCCCTCTCTGTCGATCCCCTGTTCTCGCCGTCTCCGATCAAGACAATCTCAAGCCGGCCATTAACGGCGACGTTGATGGAATAgttgaagtagaagaagaagaagaagaagcagaggtTAGGATAGAGCTACAATTGTTTCCAACCGGAGAAGATGAGAACGTCGTCGCCAGTTGTTAG
- the LOC106445865 gene encoding protein PMR5, giving the protein MNVLLHISLSAIFFLLPLLLQQEPSSSAIILSLKKRHGSSGSSSSSSNQYSSSRPSSFQGNRSTCSLFMGTWVHDDSYPLYKPADCPAVVEGEFDCLMYGRPDSNYLKYRWQPQNCNLPTFNGAEFLLRMKGKSIMFAGDSLGKNQWESLICLIMSSAPSTRTQMTRGLPLSTFRFLDYGITMSFYKAPFLVDIDAVQGKRVLKLEEISGNANAWHDADLLIFNTGHWWSHTGSQQGWDLIQSGNSYYQDMDRFVAMEKALRTWAYWVETHVDRSRTQVFFLSISPTHDNPSDWAASSSSGSKNCYGETDPITGSAYPVSPYTDQLRSVIVEVLHGMHNPALLLDITLLSSLRKDGHPSVYSGLVSGSQLAKPGQSDCSHWCLPGLPDTWNQLLYTILFY; this is encoded by the exons atgaatgtTCTTCTTCACATCTCACTCTCCGCCATTTTCTTCCTTCTTCCACTACTTCTCCAGCAAGAGCCATCTTCTTCCGCCATTATACTGAGCTTAAAGAAACGCCATGGAAGCAGCGGCAGCAGCAGCAGTAGTAGCAACCAGTACAGCTCGAGCAGACCGTCTTCTTTCCAAGGGAACAGAAGCACGTGCTCTCTCTTCATGGGCACGTGGGTCCATGACGACTCGTATCCTCTCTACAAACCGGCGGATTGTCCCGCCGTCGTGGAGGGTGAGTTCGATTGTCTGATGTACGGACGTCCTGACTCTAACTACCTAAAGTATCGATGGCAACCTCAGAATTGCAACTTGCCCAC GTTCAATGGTGCTGAGTTTCTGCTGAGGATGAAGGGGAAGAGCATAATGTTTGCGGGTGATTCGTTGGGGAAGAATCAATGGGAGTCGTTGATCTGTCTCATTATGTCATCTGCACCGTCCACTCGTACTCAGATGACTAGAGGCCTCCCTCTCTCCACCTTTAGATTCTTG GATTATGGTATAACGATGTCGTTTTACAAAGCTCCGTTCTTGGTGGACATAGACGCTGTTCAAGGCAAGCGAGTGTTGAAACTTGAGGAGATCTCTGGCAATGCTAATGCTTGGCATGACGCTGATCTTCTCATCTTCAACACTGGTCACTGGTGGAGCCACACCGGGTCTCAGCAAGG ATGGGACTTGATTCAATCAGGCAATTCTTATTACCAAGACATGGACCGTTTCGTTGCAATGGAGAAAGCTCTTCGTACTTGGGCTTATTGGGTCGAAACACATGTGGATAGATCCAGAACtcaagtcttcttcctctccatttctCCAACGCATGACAA cCCGAGTGACTGGGCAGCATCATCGTCTTCGGGATCCAAGAACTGCTACGGAGAGACAGATCCGATCACAGGATCTGCTTATCCAGTGAGCCCTTACACAGATCAGCTAAGATCAGTGATTGTTGAAGTGCTTCACGGGATGCACAATCCGGCATTACTTCTTGACATCACGCTCCTCTCTTCCCTCAGGAAAGACGGACACCCTTCTGTCTACAGCGGTCTTGTTAGCGGTTCACAGCTGGCCAAGCCAGGCCAGTCAGATTGTAGCCATTGGTGCTTGCCTGGTCTCCCTGATACATGGAATCAGTTGTTGTACACCATTCTCTTCTACTAG
- the LOC106445869 gene encoding uncharacterized protein LOC106445869 has protein sequence MKMKSSSSSLSLVSKTHSFGCISLFLQRLLCSSASSTYPSDQITESPEFFDEPARVRGHSPGAVARLMGLESLPVTDKTRVVSRSRSVNSDENVKSDDDEIQGKHRRVKSTLEYVELEDDNFFILSFEKARNDKVFGELKQLGTRKYKKRRETREHQTHIEDKENDINAMNVSPGRERPETGELKQRRNEKRKNMRKRREIQLRQNINSYGGWSRDGDLVNCEVRSMKEEEECRSCDDSSPVSVLDYDRVTPEPDNTSRRRLSSVLESSKSNEAVQEDHTSRESETRVHGYQEMWHMICRLTVSELQESNSVYRNASKLGDLEGGISEDIAQNILDQLLEETITTLSLTSQV, from the exons ATGAAGATGaagtcatcttcttcttcactctcaCTCGTCTCAAAGACTCATTCTTTCGGCTGTATCTCTCTGTTTCTTCAAAGACTTCTCTGTTCCAGTGCCTCTTCTACGTACCCGTCTGATCAAATCACTGAGTCACCTGAGTTTTTCGATGAACCAGCTAGAGTCAGAGGACATTCGCCAGGAGCTGTGGCGAGGCTCATGGGTTTGGAGTCGCTTCCCGTAACTGACAAAACCAGAGTCGTCTCAAGGAGCCGTTCGGTGAATTCTGATGAGAATGTGAAGAGCGATGACGATGAGATTCAAGGAAAGCATAGAAGAGTAAAGTCCACTCTGGAGTATGTTGAGCTCGAAGACGACAACTTCTTCATTCTCAGCTTCGAGAAGGCTAGAAATGATAAGGTGTTTGGAGAGTTGAAGCAGCTGGGAACAAGAAAATACAAGAAGAGACGAGAAACTAGAGAGCATCAAACACATATAGAGGATAAGGAGAACGACATCAACGCCATGAACGTTTCACCAGGACGCGAGAGACCTGAGACTGGAGAATTGAAGCAGCGTAGAAATGAGAAACGTAAGAACatgagaaaaagaagagaaattcAGTTGAGACAGAACATCAATAGCTATGGTGGTTGGTCCAGAGATGGAGATTTAGTCAACTGTGAAGTGAGATCAATGAAGGAGGAGGAAGAGTGTAGAAGCTGTGATGACTCGAGCCCTGTTTCGGTTCTTGATTATGATCGAGTAACTCCGGAACCAG ATAACACTTCAAGAAGACGGTTATCTTCAGTACTCGAATCTAGTAAGAGCAATGAAGCAGTTCAAGAAGATCACACATCAAGAGAGTCTGAAACCAGAGTTCATGGCTACCAAGAGATGTGGCACATGATTTGCAGACTCACTGTATCTGAGCTTCAAGAGTCAAACTCGGTTTACAGAAATGCTTCAAAGCTTGGAGATTTGGAAGGAGGCATAAGCGAAGATATAGCCCAAAACATCTTAGACCAACTCTTAGAAGAAACAATCACAACACTTTCCCTAACTTCACAagtgtaa
- the LOC106420318 gene encoding mitogen-activated protein kinase kinase kinase 18-like, whose protein sequence is MVIHFSTSKISTSTTSSWWLRGKVIGRGCFGTVNVAVNKSNGDHIFAVKSVNLATCIPPQLDSLENEIRILRSVSSPHVVRFLGDDVTREGTGLFRNLHLEYMPRGTLADIAGQNLEEDMIRRFTRCLVSALKDVHTCGFVHCDVKARNVLLGEEPGSAKLADFGSGLEIQTGNQTGCEARGSPLWMALEVIRGECQGPESDVWSLGCTIIEMVTGKPPWIEDGAEILRTIGFSDELPKLPARLSEIGRNFLEKCLRRDASERWSCDQLLQHPFLLCSALSESPRHVFDWVDSVFKEEEAAVSEHVSESSSSLARERIGNLATSGGVIWESDGWLVVRGSETRQLVPDSSCTEPVTVRNQTSSSYGYQPTWQIVKVKMILCPNKIRYLWWQFCKYVKAKRTDVNALPQWCCCGVPQNTADLAIIVVCSILLYMCCAQRFINKIFYVGNFCSL, encoded by the coding sequence ATGGTGATCCACTTTAGCACTTCAAAAATCTCTACTTCTACTACTTCCTCTTGGTGGCTTAGAGGCAAGGTCATAGGCAGAGGCTGCTTCGGCACCGTTAACGTCGCCGTCAACAAATCTAACGGAGATCATATCTTCGCCGTTAAATCTGTTAATCTTGCCACTTGTATCCCTCCTCAGCTCGACTCGTTGGAAAACGAAATCCGTATCCTCCGTTCTGTCTCGTCACCACACGTCGTGAGGTTCCTCGGGGATGACGTGACCCGAGAAGGAACCGGGTTGTTCCGTAACCTTCATCTTGAGTACATGCCACGTGGAACTCTCGCTGATATAGCAGGTCAAAACCTTGAGGAAGATATGATCCGACGGTTCACGCGGTGCTTGGTCTCTGCGTTGAAGGACGTCCACACGTGCGGCTTCGTCCACTGCGATGTGAAGGCGAGAAACGTTCTACTTGGAGAAGAACCCGGTTCTGCTAAGCTCGCTGATTTTGGTTCCGGTTTAGAAATTCAAACCGGAAACCAAACCGGGTGCGAGGCACGTGGTAGTCCTCTATGGATGGCGCTGGAGGTAATTCGCGGCGAATGTCAAGGCCCAGAGAGCGACGTGTGGTCTCTTGGCTGTACGATCATAGAGATGGTCACCGGAAAACCACCGTGGATCGAAGACGGCGCTGAAATTCTGAGAACGATCGGATTCTCCGACGAGTTACCGAAACTTCCGGCGAGATTATCGGAGATCGGACGGAACTTTCTGGAAAAATGTTTGAGGAGAGATGCGAGTGAGCGATGGAGTTGCGATCAGCTGTTGCAACATCCTTTCCTCTTGTGTTCTGCTTTGTCGGAATCTCCGCGGCATGTATTCGACTGGGTCGACTCGGTgttcaaggaagaagaagcagcGGTGAGTGAGCATGTGTCCGAGTCGAGTTCGAGTCTCGCCAGGGAGAGGATCGGTAATTTAGCGACGAGCGGAGGGGTAATCTGGGAATCTGATGGTTGGTTGGTGGTTAGAGGTTCTGAGACACGTCAGCTTGTTCCTGATTCTTCATGTACGGAACCCGTAACGGTGAGGAATCAGACAAGTTCATCGTATGGTTATCAGCCAACGTGGCAAATAGTTAAAGTGAAGATGATACTTTGCCCAAACAAAATTAGATATCTGTGGTGGCAGTTTTGTAAATACGTGAAAGCCAAACGTACGGACGTGAATGCACTGCCGCAATGGTGCTGTTGTGGTGTGCCTCAAAACACGGCCGACCTGGCGATAATAGTCGTATGTAGCATATTGTTGTATATGTGTTGTGCCCAAAGGTTCATAAATAAAATCTTCTATGTTGGCAATTTTTGTTCTCTATAA
- the LOC106445868 gene encoding zinc finger CCCH domain-containing protein 66-like, which translates to MGDDELSHLKFTLLLESAACNDLSGFKSLIEEEGLSTIDRSGLWYGRRLGSKKMGFEERTPLMIAALFGSKEIVDYIISTGLVDVNRSCGSDGATALHCAVSGLSGNSLEVVTLLLNASADPESRDADGNKPVDVMVFPCLSPVFSGRKKVLERLLNGNEADVQEEEAEVEVEVEVLLSPPRKEYPIDPTLPDIKNGIYGTDEFRMYAFKIKPCSRAYSHDWTECPFVHPGENARRRDPRKYHYSCVPCPEFRKGSCSRGDSCEYAHGIFECWLHPAQYRTRLCKDETNCSRRVCFFAHKPDELRPLYTSTGSGVPSPRSSFSSCNDMGPISPLPPLSPNGGMLTTPPLSPNGIPSPIGSGKPWMNWPSATPPTLHLPGSRLKSALNAREFNFSEEIHQSLASPGRWNNNNTAASPPFSGNGMNRLSSGGISPVHSLSDMFGASSLSSSPVGANYQFSMDSLASRAAAFANQRSQSFIESSNELNQHRPAVTTACLDDWGSLDGKLDWSVNGDELQDLRNSTSFRLRAGSMESRTPTELEEPDVSWVEPLVKEPQETRVAPVWMEQSYMETEQTVA; encoded by the coding sequence ATGGGAGATGACGAGCTGTCTCACCTCAAATTCACCCTTCTGCTGGAATCAGCAGCCTGCAATGATCTCTCCGGCTTTAAGTCTCTAATCGAAGAAGAGGGTCTCTCTACCATTGATCGGTCCGGTTTATGGTACGGGAGGAGGTTAGGATCAAAGAAGATGGGCTTCGAAGAGAGGACACCTCTTATGATCGCTGCCTTGTTTGGAAGCAAAGAGATCGTTGATTACATAATCAGCACCGGTCTTGTGGATGTGAACCGCTCTTGCGGCTCTGATGGTGCAACAGCGCTTCACTGCGCTGTCTCCGGATTGTCTGGGAATAGCCTCGAGGTCGTTACTCTTCTCCTGAACGCTTCTGCTGATCCGGAATCTCGTGATGCAGATGGTAACAAGCCTGTGGATGTGATGGTGTTCCCGTGCTTGAGTCCGGTTTTTAGCGGGAGGAAGAAGGTTTTGGAGAGGTTGTTGAATGGAAATGAAGCTGATGTTCAAGAAGAAGAGGCTGAGGTTGAAGTTGAGGTTGAAGTTTTGCTTTCGCCTCCGAGGAAGGAGTACCCTATTGATCCGACTCTTCCGGATATCAAGAACGGTATATACGGAACAGATGAATTCCGTATGTACGCGTTCAAAATCAAACCGTGTTCCAGAGCATACTCGCACGACTGGACCGAGTGTCCCTTCGTTCACCCAGGCGAGAACGCGAGGAGGCGTGATCCGAGAAAGTATCACTACAGCTGCGTCCCATGTCCCGAGTTCCGCAAAGGTTCTTGCTCCAGAGGCGATTCTTGCGAGTACGCTCACGGTATCTTCGAGTGCTGGCTTCACCCTGCTCAGTACCGTACCCGTCTCTGCAAGGACGAGACGAATTGCTCGAGGAGAGTTTGTTTCTTTGCGCACAAACCTGACGAGCTACGTCCCTTGTACACTTCGACTGGTTCGGGTGTTCCTTCTCCGAGGTCTTCCTTCTCGTCTTGCAACGACATGGGACCGATCAGTCCGCTTCCTCCGTTGAGTCCCAACGGTGGAATGCTAACCACACCTCCTCTGAGTCCTAACGGTATACCTTCTCCTATTGGTAGCGGAAAGCCTTGGATGAACTGGCCTAGCGCTACCCCTCCGACACTGCATCTCCCAGGGAGCAGGCTCAAGTCCGCGTTGAACGCGAGAGAATTCAACTTCTCTGAGGAGATTCATCAAAGCCTTGCTTCTCCGGGGAGATGGAACAATAATAACACAGCTGCTTCACCTCCCTTCTCTGGAAACGGCATGAACAGGCTTTCGAGTGGAGGAATCAGCCCGGTTCATAGCCTAAGTGATATGTTCGGGGCCAGCAGCCTCTCCTCGTCCCCTGTGGGAGCTAACTATCAGTTCTCAATGGATTCCTTAGCTTCTAGAGCGGCTGCATTTGCTAATCAGAGAAGCCAGAGCTTCATAGAAAGCAGCAATGAACTGAATCAACACCGTCCCGCCGTGACTACTGCTTGTTTAGATGATTGGGGCTCACTGGACGGAAAGCTTGACTGGAGCGTGAACGGAGACGAGCTGCAAGATCTCAGGAACTCTACTTCTTTCCGTCTCAGAGCTGGTAGCATGGAATCAAGAACCCCCACGGAGCTGGAGGAACCAGATGTCTCGTGGGTGGAGCCGCTGGTGAAAGAGCCACAGGAGACTAGGGTGGCTCCGGTTTGGATGGAGCAATCATACATGGAGACAGAACAGACCGTTGCTTGA
- the LOC125578990 gene encoding uncharacterized protein LOC125578990 — protein sequence MSLEEDIPVTLTEDEDYSAAIRNGRSLIGRLLNPECQNMARMLRTMPKIWKIYERVRGIALSKESFQFIFDLETDIQTVMKYGFWTFDDWGMVMDRWMEFPPTDFLQKASVWIRLHKLPVNYLTLKTIRAVSNPIGHVKDIEFDPTKPHLQEYVRVRVIMDLQQPVRDSKLLNLPNGGSTTVDVEYERVRKKCFHCFRLSHEKQRCPLVKAQKNVGASATEKGKAIAISPVIHRQHNHDLVGSLMPLMAPSVPPGFAPKSIVAPEVFEQMQLYMNCTDPEERRIREFKMKMALQDLSMNSGAQSSYLRLEDSPMISGVQNKNVGRVFDFRTAEAVQENPQTEGAFLNIPTLPERDGDNRVLMSNTTPTGESLQKELTVAKRSRQTEMVEMPFRMIEGSGEYLPPKPGALFSIGHDEHSASGKSDRSKSSKRKGASWKRFKQAPKGVLSAAGIEPPGVTQDEGDSNVKRKAGDDRMASSKMLKQTEGLMVHQKPSTPQ from the coding sequence ATGTCTCTTGAGGAAGATATCCCGGTGACACTGACTGAGGATGAAGATTACAGTGCGGCGATTCGGAATGGAAGGAGTTTGATAGGGAGACTTCTGAACCCGGAATGTCAAAACATGGCGCGTATGCTCCGTACGATGCCAAAGATCTGGAAAATCTATGAACGAGTGAGAGGGATAGCTCTATCAAAGGAAAGTTTTCAGTTCATATTTGACTTGGAGACTGATATACAGACGGTGATGAAGTACGGTTTCTGGACTTTCGACGACTGGGGTATGGTAATGGATCGTTGGATGGAATTTCCACCGACGGACTTTCTGCAGAAGGCTTCAGTGTGGATACGTCTACACAAATTACCGGTGAACTACCTGACTCTGAAAACCATAAGAGCAGTCTCAAACCCCATTGGTCATGTGAAGGACATTGAGTTTGATCCGACAAAACCTCATCTCCAAGAATATGTGAGAGTAAGAGTGATTATGGATCTCCAACAACCAGTAAGAGATTCTAAGCTGTTGAATTTGCCTAATGGAGGAAGTACCACAGTGGACGTGGAGTATGAAAGAGTGAGAAAGAAGTGCTTCCATTGTTTCAGACTGTCACATGAGAAGCAGAGGTGCCCTCTGGTTAAGGCCCAGAAAAATGTTGGAGCATCCGCAACAGAGAAAGGGAAAGCTATTGCGATATCACCAGTGATACATCGTCAACACAACCATGACTTAGTAGGGTCGTTAATGCCTCTTATGGCACCATCAGTCCCTCCGGGTTTCGCTCCCAAATCCATTGTCGCGCCAGAGGTGTTTGAGCAGATGCAGCTCTACATGAACTGTACGGATCCAGAGGAAAGACGTATTAGAGAATTCAAGATGAAAATGGCGTTGCAAGATCTCTCAATGAACTCGGGAGCTCAAAGCTCATATCTTCGTTTGGAGGATTCCCCAATGATATCTGGAGTCCAAAACAAGAATGTAGGACGAGTCTTTGACTTTCGAACGGCTGAAGCAGTGCAAGAAAATCCGCAAACAGAAGGTGCTTTCCTGAATATACCTACACTACCAGAAAGGGATGGAGATAACCGCGTACTTATGTCTAACACCACGCCCACGGGTGAAAGCTTACAGAAAGAGCTCACGGTTGCTAAGAGGTCTCGTCAGACTGAGATGGTAGAAATGCCATTTAGAATGATAGAGGGATCAGGGGAGTACTTGCCTCCTAAACCAGGGGCGCTTTTCTCTATTGGTCACGATGAGCACTCTGCCTCGGGGAAGAGTGATAGAAGCAAGTCATCTAAGCGCAAAGGTGCTTCGTGGAAACGGTTTAAACAAGCACCGAAGGGGGTTTTGTCTGCTGCTGGAATAGAACCTCCCGGAGTTACTCAAGATGAAGGGGATAGTAATGTCAAGCGTAAGGCAGGGGATGACAGGATGGCCTCATCTAAGATGCTAAAACAAACTGAAGGTTTGATGGTTCACCAGAAACCATCCACTCCTCAATGA
- the LOC106445866 gene encoding increased DNA methylation 1: MPATEEEPIFGWNSSGGRNLRRRKLLAGEKVEVRSVEEGFLGSWYSATVLSSKKRRLRSIRYDHILSDDATDYLVETVDVSEVVEGLSSSSSAGSLRGRLRPVPPKLEVDRFSLVYGLCVDVLISEAWWEGVVFDHGNGSEKRRVFFPDLGDETDADLQSLRVTQDWDEVTEAWECRGRWMFLELVEKYEEDNYLPVSVKQLWYDIRVRVGFARIREWTCSIRHLWEVLMVEVIEDNLKITINQFLHQEFELVKEASQPVNETDACPSGVEVEVITPHEQQYASNDKDHRCMSMPGLTSVSGIRSEESYINGVTELSSQKSTSDHIKLILPDKLGTWQPFDCVAKSCPQAVSSYIRAPLQRVAFHVRKHLKYMGWTIEQIVDEGGRHRFRYLSPDGRLNEKSLRQVCIILKQRDQPLTPPVVVKPLSLPSENWTCNTREMRSIVLALPAFSRNVARTDGRKLSPETLLECRSQGKEEDFNRKSGKSYPRNAVQTRKRVLYVGVETKTKAQGFVRLRSKRKQKPNLRYRSRENKVIVGSRDVNLSRTRRQTSRMLTDIKNRVTGRGKTRVSRSSKRVQRVMTPTSRNQSPRTVLSWLIDNNVILPRENIRCRNQKDHTVRKHGKLTREGIKCSCCRRIFSISGFEAHANGGSCRAAANIFLDDGRSLLECQVEAYKTRKKAQPTNLLKIKLRHGENDIVCSVCHYGGKLILCDGCPSAFHATCLGLEDVPDGDWFCASCCCEACGLFIPKNTSKYAKDNILISCKQCERKYHPSCLQDSLTTFLAEKWFCSKDCEEIFVNLRELIGKPREVCLKKNLTWRLVQSLEQNTFGTDASKIEAVAETHCKLSVALDVMHELFEPVKRRHSGGDLAEDVIFSRWSKYKRLNFSGFYTVLLERNDELITVATVRILGKKVAEMPFIGTRFQHRQHGMCRVFMDELEKVLIDLGVERLVLPAVPCVLDAWINSFGFSKVTIPEKKDFLQFTFLEFGRTILCQKILIKSSIADPVPNTVSLDETNCDIITIEDNCASDDRSKVHEAEQDISIKDNSASDDRSEVHQAEQHLEESSSTKNPPEEIKTQTQEERLVKENRILKCYTRRRLKCRRLT, encoded by the exons ATGCCGGCGACTGAGGAGGAGCCGATATTCGGCTGGAACAGCAGCGGTGGGCGAAATCTCCGCCGGAGAAAGCTTCTCGCCGGTGAAAAAGTAGAG GTAAGAAGTGTGGAAGAAGGGTTTCTCGGTTCTTGGTATTCAGCAACTGTTCTTTCCTCCAAAAAGCGACGCCTCCGTAGCATCAGATACGATCACATCCTCTCTGATGATGCCACTGATTATCTTGTGGAGACTGTTGATGTTTCCGAGGTAGTGGAAGGGCtgagctcttcttcttctgctggtAGTCTACGTGGACGTTTAAGACCTGTGCCGCCGAAGCTGGAAGTTGATCGATTCAGCCTTGTGTATGGACTCTGTGTTGATGTATTGATCAGTGAAGCTTGGTGGGAAGGTGTGGTTTTTGACCACGGAAACGGTTCTGAGAAAAGGAGAGTCTTTTTCCCTGATTTGGGTGATGAAACTGATGCTGATCTTCAATCTTTGCGTGTTACTCAGGACTGGGATGAGGTTACAGAGGCTTGGGAGTGTCGTGGGAGATGGATGTTTCTTGAGTTGGTTGAGAAGTATGAGGAGGATAACTATCTCCCGGTTTCGGTTAAGCAGCTTTGGTATGACATACGGGTTAGGGTTGGTTTTGCGAGGATCAGGGAATGGACTTGCTCTATTAGGCATTTATGGGAAGTCTTGATGGTGGAGGTGATTGAGGACAATCTGAAAATCACCATAAATCAGTTTCTTCACCAAGAGTTTGAGCTAGTCAAAGAAGCTTCTCAACCGGTTAATGAGACCGATGCTTGTCCAAGTGGTGTGGAAGTGGAAGTGATTACTCCACATGAACAACAATATGCCTCCAATGACAAAGATCACAGATGCATGTCCATGCCTGGCTTAACATCTGTGTCTGGCATAAGGTCGGAGGAAAGTTACATCAATGGGGTAACGGAACTTTCCAGCCAAAAATCTACTTCCGACCATATCAAGTTGATACTACCCGATAAACTTGGAACCTGGCAACCTTTTGATTGTGTTGCTAAATCATGCCCACAAGCTGTGTCGAGCTATATTAGGGCACCGTTACAGAGAGTGGCTTTCCATGTTAGGAAGCATCTTAAGTATATGGGATGGACCATAGAACAAATTGTGGATGAAGGTGGAAGGCATAGGTTTCGCTACCTCTCACCAGATGGAAGGCTAAATGAGAAGTCCCTTCGTCAAGTATGTATCATATTGAAACAACGTGATCAGCCCCTGACTCCCCCGGTGGTGGTTAAGCCTCTTTCTCTGCCTAGTGAAAATTGGACGTGTAACACTCGGGAAATGAGGAGCATAGTTTTGGCTTTGCCTGCTTTTAGTAGAAATGTCGCTCGTACTGATGGAAGGAAGTTGTCTCCTGAAACCTTACTTGAGTGTAGAAGCCAAGGAAAAGAAGAGGACTTCAATAGAAAAAGCGGCAAATCCTATCCCAGAAACGCCGTCCAGACTCGTAAAAGAGTACTTTATGTTGGGGTAGAGACAAAAACAAAAGCTCAAGGCTTCGTAAGATTGAGAAGTAAGCGTAAACAGAAACCTAATCTTAGATATCGCTCCAGGGAGAACAAAGTGATTGTAGGTTCGCGAGATGTCAATCTGAGCCGGACAAGGAGGCAAACTTCAAGAATGCTAACAGATATCAAGAATCGAGTAACTGGTCGTGGTAAAACCCGTGTGTCACGATCAAGCAAGAGAGTGCAGCGGGTAATGACTCCCACTTCCAGAAATCAAAGTCCACGCACTGTTCTTTCCTGGCTCATCGACAACAATGTGATTCTACCAAGAGAAAATATACGATGCCGTAACCAAAAGGATCACACTGTGAGAAAGCATGGAAAACTAACTCGTGAGGGTATAAAATGTAGTTGTTGCCGTAGAATTTTCTCCATAAGTGGCTTTGAGGCTCATGCTAATGGTGGATCCTGCAGAGCGGCAGCCAACATCTTCCTTGATGATGGAAGGTCTCTTTTGGAATGCCAAGTGGAAGCctataaaacaagaaagaaagcACAACCAACTAATCTTCTGAAGATAAAATTGCGTCATGGGGAGAACGACATAGTTTGTTCCGTTTGTCACTATGGAGGGAAGCTGATTCTTTGCGATGGATGTCCATCCGCTTTCCATGCAACTTGTCTTGGGCTGGAG GATGTTCCAGACGGTGACTGGTTCTGCGCATCATGTTGTTGTGAAGCCTGTGGACTGTTTATTCCCAAGAATACTAGCAAGTATGCTAAAGATAATATACTTATCAGCTGCAAGCAGTGTGAACGTAAAT ATCACCCTAGCTGCCTGCAGGATTCATTGACTACATTCTTGGCAGAAAAGTGGTTTTGCAGCAAGGACTGCGAAGAG ATATTTGTAAATCTCCGTGAGCTTATTGGGAAACCGAGAGAGGTGTGCTTGAAGAAGAATTTAACTTGGAGACTGGTGCAGTCCTTGGAACAAAATACATTTGGGACTGACGCTTCTAAAATTGAAGCCGTGGCAGAAACCCACTGCAAGCTCAGTGTAGCTCTTGACGTGATGCATGAACTTTTCGAGCCTGTGAAAAGACGTCATTCTGGTGGAGATCTTGCTGAAGATGTTATTTTTAGCAGATG GTCAAAATATAAACGTTTGAACTTCAGTGGATTTTACACGGTACTTCTAGAAAGGAACGACGAACTGATTACTGTGGCTACTGTCAG AATTTTGGGGAAAAAGGTTGCAGAAATGCCTTTCATTGGTACTAGATTCCAGCATCGCCAGCATGGGATGTGCCGAGTTTTCATGGATGAACTCGAAAAG GTGCTCATTGACTTGGGAGTTGAGAGACTGGTCCTGCCTGCAGTTCCGTGCGTACTGGACGCATGGATCAACTCATTTGGGTTTTCAAAAGTGACAATCCCCGAAAAGAAAGACTTTCTGCAGTTTACTTTCTTGGAATTTGGACGAACCATATTGTGCCAAAAGATACTGATCAAGAGCAGCATAGCAGATCCAGTTCCAAATACAG TGTCTCTTGATGAAACAAACTGTGACATCATCACGATTGAAGACAATTGTGCATCTGATGATAGATCAAAAGTACATGAGGCAGAACAGGACATCAGCATTAAAGACAATTCTGCATCTGATGATAGATCAGAAGTACATCAGGCAGAACAGCACCTCGAGGAGTCTAGCTCTACTAAAAATCCACCCGA ggaaataaaaacacaaacacaagAAGAAAGGTTGGTGAAAGAGAACCGAATTCTAAAGTGTTACACACGAAGAAGGTTAAAATGTAGGAGGCTAACATGA